Proteins from a genomic interval of Nostoc sp. TCL240-02:
- a CDS encoding GGDEF domain-containing response regulator, with product MNYEHLDPNKKDILIVDDMADNLRVLSSILTREGYNVRKALNWQMALTATQTVLPDLILLDIMMPEVDGYEICQAFKAWELTADIPVIFISALDDVFDKVKAFKVGGVDYITKPFEFQEVLVRVKNQLALRSARLEILKLNVELEHRVTQRTEELEKALQKLQKEINSRQKLQSKLLDIALHDSLTGLPNRVLFMRKLDNALNRAKQESSYQFAVLFLDCDRFKVVNDSLGHLVGDELLISIARRLQACLIPIDTLARLGGDEFGILLENITDINIAIQVADRILKQLSLAFKLSRYEVFMNASIGISWGNKDYDRPEYLLRDADTAMYRAKAQGRAKYHVFNPAMHQEAIQLLELENDLRRAVERQEFLVYYQPIVSLITGRISGFEALVRWQHPIRGLVPPTEFIPVAEETGLINAINTWVLQSACNQLSVWQHQSVTPEPLTISVNLSARLFLQPNFVEQIDRIIYETKINPTYLELEITESVIMENTNAIKIIFQQLKQRNIKLVMDDFGTGYSSLSYLHSFPLNALKIDKSFVKRMQDNKENMGLVPAMIGIANSMGMSAIAEGVETEEQLAQLRSLNCNFAQGFLFSEPIEQQLVVKLLIASPQW from the coding sequence ATGAATTACGAGCATTTAGACCCTAATAAAAAAGATATTTTGATCGTTGACGATATGGCGGACAACCTGCGGGTTTTATCCTCAATATTGACAAGGGAAGGGTATAACGTTCGTAAAGCCTTGAATTGGCAAATGGCACTGACAGCAACTCAAACAGTATTGCCGGATCTGATTTTGCTCGATATTATGATGCCAGAAGTAGATGGCTATGAAATTTGTCAGGCATTTAAAGCTTGGGAGCTAACAGCCGATATTCCGGTAATTTTTATTAGCGCTTTAGATGATGTTTTTGACAAAGTTAAAGCCTTTAAGGTAGGCGGTGTAGACTACATCACTAAACCTTTTGAGTTTCAAGAAGTTTTAGTCCGCGTGAAAAATCAACTGGCATTGAGGTCAGCGCGATTAGAAATATTGAAACTAAATGTAGAATTGGAACATCGGGTAACACAGCGAACTGAGGAGCTAGAAAAAGCTCTCCAAAAACTTCAAAAAGAAATAAATTCCCGCCAGAAATTGCAAAGTAAACTATTAGATATAGCGCTGCATGATTCCCTGACTGGATTACCAAACCGAGTGTTGTTTATGAGAAAACTAGATAATGCTCTCAATCGAGCAAAACAAGAATCTAGTTATCAGTTTGCAGTACTTTTTTTAGACTGCGATCGCTTCAAAGTTGTCAATGATTCGCTTGGTCATTTGGTAGGAGATGAATTGCTGATTTCTATCGCTCGTCGCCTGCAAGCGTGTCTCATACCTATTGATACTCTAGCCCGATTGGGTGGTGATGAATTTGGAATTCTCTTAGAAAATATTACGGATATCAATATAGCAATCCAAGTTGCTGATAGGATTCTAAAACAGCTATCACTTGCTTTTAAACTATCAAGATATGAAGTCTTTATGAATGCCAGTATTGGCATTAGTTGGGGCAATAAAGATTACGATCGGCCAGAGTATTTGCTGCGGGATGCTGATACGGCAATGTATCGGGCTAAGGCTCAAGGAAGAGCCAAATATCATGTTTTTAATCCAGCGATGCATCAGGAAGCTATTCAGCTTTTAGAGTTAGAAAATGATCTACGAAGGGCTGTTGAAAGGCAAGAATTCCTCGTTTATTATCAGCCAATTGTTTCTCTAATTACAGGTAGAATTTCTGGATTTGAAGCCTTGGTGCGCTGGCAACATCCAATTCGTGGTCTAGTTCCTCCTACAGAATTTATTCCTGTAGCAGAAGAAACAGGTTTAATTAATGCCATCAATACTTGGGTATTACAGTCAGCTTGTAATCAACTAAGCGTCTGGCAACATCAATCAGTGACACCAGAACCTCTAACTATTAGTGTTAATTTGAGCGCTAGGTTATTTTTACAACCCAATTTTGTAGAACAAATTGATAGAATTATTTATGAAACTAAAATAAATCCTACATATTTAGAATTAGAAATAACAGAAAGTGTAATTATGGAAAATACTAATGCAATTAAGATAATTTTTCAACAACTAAAACAGCGAAACATAAAGTTAGTTATGGATGACTTTGGTACAGGATATTCCTCTTTAAGTTACCTGCACAGCTTTCCTTTAAATGCCCTCAAAATTGATAAATCTTTCGTCAAACGTATGCAGGATAACAAAGAAAATATGGGGTTAGTACCAGCAATGATTGGCATTGCCAACTCAATGGGCATGAGTGCGATCGCTGAAGGTGTCGAAACAGAAGAACAGTTAGCCCAGTTGAGAAGTCTAAATTGTAATTTTGCTCAAGGATTTCTGTTTTCTGAACCCATAGAACAACAATTGGTTGTTAAGTTGCTTATCGCCTCACCTCAATGGTAG